The segment ACGTTGAAGCAGCGCGCGCAAAAGCTCGATTCCGGAATGGCGTGGGCCGAGGAGCCGCGCTCGCGCACGCGCCATCTCGTCGCCAACGTCGAGGCTTACGAAACGGACGGTCCCGCGCAGGTAAAAGTCTACTGCAATTTCATCGTCTACCGCACGCGCCTGGAGACCAAAGAGGATCTCTTCGTCGGCTGGCGCGAGGATCTCCTGAGAAAAGAAAAAGATTCCTGGAAGATCGCCGGAAGAAAGATTTTCCTCGATCAAACCGTGCTCTTCGCGGACAACTTGAGCATTTTTTTCTAGAAGAAGATCTCTGGTCTCTCCCTACGCCGCGGCGTGCTTCTTTTTTTCCGCCAGCTCCATCGCCACCTCGACGATCATGTCCTCCTGGCCGCCTACGACCTTGCGCCTGCCGAGCTCGACCAGGATGTCGCGCGCGTCCACGCCGAACTGCTGCGCGGCCTTGTCCGCGTGGAGAAGAAAGCTGGAATAGACTCCGGCGTAGCCCATGGTAAGACTGGCCTTGCCGATGCGCACGGGCTTCGGCATGATCGGCCGGACGACCTCTTCGGCCGTGTCCATGATTTTCCAGAGATCGATGCCGGTTTCATAACCCAGCTTATTCAGCACCGCGACCAGCACCTCCGTCGGGGTATTGCCGGAGCCCGCCCCCAAACCACAAGTGCAGGCGTCCAGCCAGCGCGCTCCCTCTTCGATTGCGACCACGCTGTTCGCGACGGCGAGCGAGAGATTGTTGTGGCCGTGGAAGCCGATGCCGATCTTCAGTGCCGCGCGCAGGGCCGCCACGCGCTCTTTGACCGTGTGGGGCATGAGGGCGCCGGCGGAATCGGTCACCAGCACCACGTCGGCGCCGGCGGCCTCCATGATCTTTCCTTGTTCGACGAGCTTCTCCGGCGAGGCCATGTGGGAGAGCATGAGCATGCCGATGGTTTCCATGCCCATCTTTTTCGCCAGCCCGATGTGCTGCTCCGAAACGTCCGCCTCGGTCACGTGCGTGGCGATCTGCGCCACTTTGGCGCCGCAATCGGCCGCCATCTTGAGATCCTCTTTGGTGCCGATGCCGGGAAGGAGGAGGACGGCGAGCTTCCCCTTCTTGATCACCGACGAGGCCGCCTTGAGCAGCTCCAGCTCGGCCTGCTTGGAAAATCCGTAAGTGACCGTCGAGCCGCCGAGCCCGTCGCCGTGGGAAACCTCGATCATCTCCACGCCGGCATCGTCCAGCCCCTTGGCGACCTTCGCCACCTGCTCGGCGGTGAACTGGTGGCTCAGCGCGTGGCTGCCGTCCCTGAGGGTGCTGTCGAGGATATGGACGAAAGTTTTCTCGCTCATGACTTCTCCTTCCCTCACCCTCTCCCAGAGGGAGAGGGATGGGGTGAGGGTTTCTTCCACGTGCCTGCGATCAGATGGCGTGCGATCTCCTCGCCGACCTTC is part of the Candidatus Binatia bacterium genome and harbors:
- a CDS encoding 3-phenylpropionate/cinnamic acid dioxygenase subunit beta, whose translation is MTHENSRSVSDPRHREIEHFLFHEARLLDERRFHEWVELFTEDARYWMPIRSDRSGNEPAREFTKDNELAFFDETKETLKQRAQKLDSGMAWAEEPRSRTRHLVANVEAYETDGPAQVKVYCNFIVYRTRLETKEDLFVGWREDLLRKEKDSWKIAGRKIFLDQTVLFADNLSIFF
- the dmpG gene encoding 4-hydroxy-2-oxovalerate aldolase — its product is MSEKTFVHILDSTLRDGSHALSHQFTAEQVAKVAKGLDDAGVEMIEVSHGDGLGGSTVTYGFSKQAELELLKAASSVIKKGKLAVLLLPGIGTKEDLKMAADCGAKVAQIATHVTEADVSEQHIGLAKKMGMETIGMLMLSHMASPEKLVEQGKIMEAAGADVVLVTDSAGALMPHTVKERVAALRAALKIGIGFHGHNNLSLAVANSVVAIEEGARWLDACTCGLGAGSGNTPTEVLVAVLNKLGYETGIDLWKIMDTAEEVVRPIMPKPVRIGKASLTMGYAGVYSSFLLHADKAAQQFGVDARDILVELGRRKVVGGQEDMIVEVAMELAEKKKHAAA